One Hordeum vulgare subsp. vulgare chromosome 4H, MorexV3_pseudomolecules_assembly, whole genome shotgun sequence DNA window includes the following coding sequences:
- the LOC123450715 gene encoding uncharacterized protein LOC123450715, with protein sequence MPKLLEVIPYSPIRCKERCGTLKPRFKADWSTLASLADPSQPHEMNPHGPYQLGLAQAKDFLGARCERNRRGFLDRRAKQKRRHPRLHADLETRCPLRQSTGAVLPPHTAAGEVHPGDKNLLALLAGPYRPGTNSKGGYLIYDASKNSLSTIPQPPYEYDRADVGMGAAIMSLEDGAYVLVELTKVTDSDRSEAALYTWQSSTAEWVIKVASLPPDLSFRADMCFSYRGSSFCWVDLLKGVLICNLDALLQHGVRPEFRFVPLPRECPTYDRDQTFRRKWPLQPEQFRYIASIGGIIKLVTMDGYGERHGKQVTLTIWMLSLDLCTWTKCNVYHVKDIWASESHHSLGLPEVLPSFPVLSVDEEDVVYLFFADVIRTDDHGSVVIRTNDHESVFQSHCLIRVDMKHNKVSHHPKSADEMPFQLFSSEILATECSAYLQGIEDQQGKMKARKAGESGKRVFP encoded by the exons ATGCCCAAACTCCTTGAGGTGATACCGTACAGCCCGATACGGTGCAAGGAAAGATGTG GTACTTTGAAGCCGCGGTTCAAGGCCGACTGGAGCACTCTAGCATCTTTAGCCGACCCCTCCCAACCACATGAGATGAAT CCTCATGGCCCCTACCAGCTGGGTCTTGCTCAAGCGAAGGATTTTCTTGGAGCACGATGCGAGCGAAACAGGAGGGGATTCCTTGATCGGCGAGCGAAACAGAAGAGACGCCATCCTCGCCTACATGCGGATCTTGAAACCAGATGCCCGCTTCGCCAATCCACCGGAGCTGTCCTCCCTCCGCATACTGCGGCCGGCGAGGTCCACCCCGGGGACAAGAATCTGCTCGCCCTCTTGGCCGGTCCTTACCGCCCCGGCACCAATTCAAAAGGAGGCTACCTGATCTACGACGCCAGTAAGAATTCCCTCTCGACGATCCCACAGCCCCCCTATGAGTACGACCGTGCCGAcgtcgggatgggagccgccatcATGAGCCTCGAGGATGGAGCATACGTTCTTGTCGAGCTCACCAAGGTAACAGACTCTGACCGTAGTGAAGCCGCACTCTACACGTGGCAGTCGTCCACCGCGGAATGGGTCATCAAGGTGGCGAGCCTTCCTCCCGACCTGTCCTTCAGGGCAGACATGTGCTTCTCCTATCGAGGCTCTAGTTTCTGCTGGGTGGATTTGCTTAAAGGCGTGCTCATCTGTAATCTGGACGCTCTGCTTCAGCACGGCGTCCGCCCAGAGTTTCGCTTCGTTCCTCTGCCCCGAGAGTGCCCGACCTATGACCGTGACCAAACGTTCAGACGGAAGTGGCCACTGCAGCCGGAGCAGTTCCGTTACATTGCCAGTATTGGTGGGATCATCAAACTCGTCACCATGGATGGCTATGGCGAGCGGCATGGAAAACAAGTAACACTGACCATCTGGATGCTCTCGCTGGATCTCTGCACCTGGACGAAATGCAATGTGTACCATGTCAAGGACATTTGGGCAAGCGAGAGCCACCACTCGTTGGGCTTGCCGGAGGTCTTGCCGTCCTTCCCGGTGCTGAGCGTGGATGAAGAAGACGTTGTCTACCTGTTCTTCGCTGACGTGATCAGGACAGATGACCATGGATCTGTTGTGATCAGGACAAATGACCATGAATCGGTGTTCCAAAGCCATTGTTTGATTCGTGTTGACATGAAGCATAACAAAGTCTCCCACCATCCAAAAAGTGCAGATGAGATGCCTTTTCAACTCTTCAGCAGTGAAATTCTTGCCACTGAGTGCAGTGCTTACCTACAGGGCATAGAGGACCAACAG GGAAAGATGAAAGCAAGAAAGGCAGGGGAAAGTGGAAAGAGGGTGTTCCCATGA